One Chlorobaculum limnaeum genomic window carries:
- a CDS encoding DMT family transporter: MPWVMLFVAGLFECAWAVGLKYSEGFTRPVPSALTIAAMLVSFWLLSIAMKTVPVGTAYAVWTGIGAAGVAVAGMLLFDEPRDLGRLFCIFLIIAGVAGLRVMAGK; encoded by the coding sequence ATGCCGTGGGTGATGCTGTTTGTGGCCGGGCTGTTTGAATGCGCCTGGGCGGTGGGGCTGAAGTATTCCGAAGGGTTCACGCGGCCCGTGCCGTCGGCGCTGACCATCGCGGCGATGCTTGTCAGCTTCTGGTTGCTCTCCATCGCGATGAAAACCGTGCCGGTAGGCACGGCCTACGCCGTCTGGACCGGCATCGGCGCGGCGGGTGTTGCCGTGGCCGGAATGCTGCTCTTCGACGAACCGCGCGATCTCGGGCGGCTGTTCTGCATTTTCTTGATCATCGCCGGAGTCGCGGGGCTGCGGGTTATGGCGGGGAAGTGA
- a CDS encoding Gfo/Idh/MocA family protein: MKKHIRIGFIGSGWAQVAQAPAFSLMEDVELAAVASPTERRRQKFLDRFGIPAGYADWREMLDECPLDLVCVTTPTWLHEPMVTGVLKKGVGVLCEKPFALTVDEAERMNALASRSSSLSLIDHQLRFHPSVRSMKQMIDSGEIGKVYEVRAVVNLASRNRIDLPWSWWSDASKGGGALRAIGSHLIDLNRFLVGEISEVCCNLSTSIQQRPDASTPGKSLPVSSDDSFAMFMKFGPSSVALGASSLMHVTTVGSYTWFSLEVVGSLKTIRLDGAGRLWEIVNSEVKGGRSLIDAPRWKQLEPMLPWDELVLQAKIKLSSLAVHGIFAVGFAFLAHRIVKALKSGDPVILQDAASFRDGLAIQKVMQAGLDSDREKRWVKV, from the coding sequence ATGAAAAAACATATACGAATAGGATTTATCGGTAGTGGATGGGCGCAGGTGGCGCAGGCTCCGGCTTTTTCACTGATGGAAGATGTTGAACTGGCGGCGGTCGCCAGCCCGACCGAGCGGCGACGCCAGAAGTTCCTCGACCGCTTCGGCATTCCGGCGGGATACGCCGACTGGCGCGAGATGCTCGACGAGTGCCCGCTCGATCTGGTGTGCGTCACCACGCCGACCTGGCTGCACGAACCGATGGTGACGGGCGTGCTCAAAAAAGGGGTTGGCGTACTTTGCGAAAAACCCTTCGCCCTGACCGTAGACGAAGCAGAGCGTATGAACGCACTTGCGTCCAGGTCGTCATCGCTTTCCCTGATCGATCATCAGCTTCGCTTCCACCCCTCGGTCAGAAGCATGAAGCAGATGATCGACAGTGGCGAGATCGGCAAGGTGTACGAAGTGCGCGCCGTGGTGAACCTCGCCTCACGCAACCGCATCGACCTGCCGTGGTCGTGGTGGAGCGACGCCTCGAAGGGCGGCGGCGCGCTCCGCGCAATTGGCTCGCACCTGATCGACCTGAATCGCTTTCTCGTCGGCGAGATTTCCGAGGTGTGCTGCAACCTCTCGACCTCGATCCAGCAGCGCCCCGACGCCTCGACGCCGGGCAAGAGCCTGCCGGTCAGTTCGGACGACAGCTTCGCCATGTTCATGAAGTTTGGCCCATCGTCGGTGGCGCTCGGCGCGTCGTCGCTCATGCACGTCACCACGGTCGGCTCCTACACCTGGTTCTCGCTCGAAGTGGTCGGCAGCCTGAAAACCATCCGGCTCGACGGCGCGGGCCGCCTTTGGGAGATCGTCAACAGCGAGGTCAAGGGCGGGCGCAGCCTCATCGACGCGCCACGCTGGAAGCAGTTGGAGCCGATGCTGCCGTGGGACGAGCTGGTACTTCAGGCAAAAATCAAGCTCTCCTCGCTGGCCGTGCACGGCATCTTCGCCGTCGGTTTCGCCTTCCTGGCTCACCGCATCGTCAAAGCGCTGAAGAGCGGCGACCCGGTCATCCTGCAAGATGCCGCCAGCTTCCGCGACGGCCTCGCCATCCAGAAAGTGATGCAGGCCGGGCTCGACTCCGACCGCGAGAAGCGGTGGGTGAAAGTTTAA
- the hemN gene encoding oxygen-independent coproporphyrinogen III oxidase, with protein MTTDVVAKLALKYSNPGPRYTSYPTIPSWSEDGVTQEQWKEAMVKGFNESNETTGISMYIHIPFCENYCYFCGCNAHRTTDHSFEKPYIDALIKEWQMYLDVFPGKLNVKELHIGGGTPTFFSPENLIRLVDTMFKDVNRMDNYIFSFETNPRSTTKEHLEALYSVGFRRMSFGIQDFDPTVQQEINRPQSFELVKEKIDMARQIGFNSVNFDLVYGLPKQTLATVTDTIQKVMELRPDRLAFYGYGHNPHLYEGQRRFKVEDLPVGDIKQELYDKGRAMLESIGYHEVGMDHFAIEGDALYDALKNGTLHRNFMGYTENTTQMMLALGASSISDTWYAFAQNERTDDRYMEEVNKGRFPIMRGHLLSDEDLVLRRHILNLMCRQETSWEDPKLYTEELDVARYRLEDMENDGIVELGEKSVKVTEIGVPFLRNICMAFDAHLWRSDSLSKAYNVSRDIQKEYIEKARQAKLQKVD; from the coding sequence ATGACAACAGATGTCGTCGCAAAGCTGGCTTTGAAGTACAGCAATCCCGGCCCGCGTTACACCAGCTATCCCACCATCCCTTCGTGGAGCGAGGATGGCGTGACTCAGGAGCAGTGGAAAGAGGCTATGGTCAAGGGCTTCAACGAGAGCAACGAGACCACGGGTATCAGCATGTATATCCACATCCCGTTTTGCGAGAACTACTGCTACTTCTGCGGCTGCAACGCTCATCGCACCACTGATCACTCGTTCGAGAAGCCCTACATCGATGCGCTCATCAAGGAGTGGCAGATGTATCTCGACGTTTTCCCCGGCAAGCTCAACGTCAAGGAGCTGCATATCGGAGGCGGTACACCGACCTTCTTCAGTCCTGAAAATCTCATCAGGCTGGTTGACACCATGTTCAAGGATGTCAACAGGATGGACAACTATATCTTCAGCTTCGAAACCAATCCGCGCTCGACCACCAAGGAGCACCTCGAAGCGCTCTACAGCGTCGGTTTCCGCCGCATGAGCTTCGGCATCCAGGACTTCGATCCCACCGTGCAGCAGGAGATCAACCGTCCCCAGTCCTTCGAGCTGGTGAAGGAGAAGATCGACATGGCCCGCCAGATTGGCTTCAACTCGGTCAACTTCGACCTCGTTTACGGCCTGCCAAAGCAGACCCTCGCCACCGTCACCGACACGATCCAGAAGGTGATGGAGCTCCGTCCAGACCGCCTCGCCTTCTACGGCTACGGCCACAACCCGCACCTCTACGAAGGACAGCGCCGCTTCAAGGTCGAAGACCTGCCAGTGGGTGATATCAAGCAGGAACTCTACGACAAGGGTCGCGCGATGCTCGAATCGATCGGCTACCACGAAGTCGGCATGGACCACTTCGCCATCGAGGGCGATGCGCTCTATGATGCGTTGAAGAACGGCACCCTGCACCGGAACTTCATGGGCTACACCGAGAACACCACCCAGATGATGCTTGCCCTCGGCGCTTCGTCGATCAGCGACACCTGGTACGCTTTCGCGCAGAACGAGCGCACCGACGACCGCTACATGGAGGAGGTCAACAAGGGCCGTTTCCCGATCATGCGCGGCCACCTGCTCTCCGACGAGGATCTGGTGCTCCGCCGCCACATCCTGAATCTCATGTGTCGCCAGGAAACTTCCTGGGAAGACCCGAAGCTCTACACCGAAGAACTCGACGTGGCCCGCTACCGCCTCGAAGACATGGAGAACGACGGCATCGTGGAACTCGGCGAGAAGAGCGTCAAAGTAACCGAAATCGGTGTGCCTTTCCTCCGCAATATCTGCATGGCGTTCGACGCGCACCTCTGGCGCTCCGATAGCCTCTCGAAGGCATACAATGTTTCGCGCGACATCCAGAAGGAGTACATTGAAAAGGCCCGTCAGGCCAAGCTTCAAAAGGTTGACTGA
- the purE gene encoding 5-(carboxyamino)imidazole ribonucleotide mutase has product MTPPSSDAQAPLVGILMGSDSDFDIMKEAAAVFDEFGIPFEISVISAHRTPGDLEAYASSAEERGLKSIIAGAGGAAHLPGVTAAMTPLPVIGVPIYSKKLSGQDSLYAIVQMPAGIPVATVGIDNARNAALLAVQMLAIGDAGLMEKLKAFRLRLAEASRQKTTKIREKLRANG; this is encoded by the coding sequence ATGACACCACCATCCTCAGACGCGCAGGCGCCGCTGGTCGGCATCCTGATGGGTTCCGATTCCGATTTCGACATCATGAAAGAGGCCGCCGCCGTCTTCGACGAGTTCGGCATTCCTTTTGAAATCTCGGTCATCTCGGCGCACCGCACGCCGGGCGACCTCGAAGCCTACGCCTCCTCCGCAGAAGAGCGCGGCCTGAAGTCGATCATCGCCGGAGCGGGCGGCGCGGCACACCTGCCGGGCGTCACTGCGGCCATGACTCCCCTGCCAGTCATCGGCGTACCGATCTACAGCAAGAAGCTCAGCGGCCAGGACTCGCTCTACGCCATCGTGCAGATGCCCGCCGGAATTCCGGTGGCCACCGTCGGCATCGACAACGCCCGCAACGCCGCGCTGCTCGCCGTGCAGATGCTCGCCATCGGCGATGCCGGTCTCATGGAGAAGCTCAAGGCGTTCCGCCTGCGCCTCGCTGAAGCCTCGCGCCAGAAGACCACGAAAATCCGTGAAAAGCTCCGTGCGAACGGCTGA
- a CDS encoding cupin domain-containing protein: MRTAEFWIERLGLEPHPEGGWYRETYRSEGSYGFDASSPFGSPRSFATSIHYLLQRGDRSRLHRIHSDEQWYFHAGSPLDVHAFPESGEPSRFTLGDDPDAAQTLHSWVPAGSWFGACLSEQSAEPDSYALVSCVVAPGFDFRDFSFVGRQELIQAFPGHARIIEKLS; the protein is encoded by the coding sequence GTGCGAACGGCTGAATTCTGGATCGAGCGCCTCGGCCTCGAACCTCATCCCGAAGGGGGCTGGTACCGTGAAACCTACCGCAGCGAAGGTTCGTACGGTTTCGACGCCAGCAGCCCCTTCGGCTCTCCGCGCTCTTTCGCGACCTCGATCCACTACCTGCTCCAGCGCGGCGACCGCTCGCGGCTGCACCGCATCCACTCGGACGAGCAGTGGTACTTCCACGCCGGATCGCCCCTCGACGTGCACGCCTTTCCCGAATCCGGCGAGCCGTCACGCTTCACGCTCGGCGACGACCCCGACGCCGCCCAGACGCTGCACTCGTGGGTGCCAGCCGGGAGCTGGTTCGGCGCGTGCCTTTCAGAACAGTCCGCCGAGCCGGATTCCTACGCGCTGGTAAGCTGCGTCGTCGCGCCCGGCTTCGATTTCCGCGACTTCTCCTTCGTCGGCCGGCAGGAGCTGATCCAGGCATTCCCCGGCCATGCCCGGATCATCGAAAAACTGAGCTGA
- a CDS encoding NAD(P)/FAD-dependent oxidoreductase, which yields MKKRVVIVGGGFTGLNAARILSNRKDVEVTLIDRKNYHLFQPLLYQVAMAALGEGDIATPLRNMLAGQDNVTVFKGAVSNVDLDARKVMTDFGDIEYDYLVLACGAQHHYFGNNQWEEFAPGLKNLAQASEIRRRVMEAYEAAERTSDPKERKKQLTFVIVGGGPTGVELAGSIGEMSRYTLSKFYRHIDPKLTRIFIVEAAERILGTFSPELSSKATRELEKLGVQVWTSSMVSDVDADGVQIGRERIEAATVLWAAGVKASEIGANMGVETDRSGRIIVEQDLSLPGHAEVFVGGDQACFILKNGSTLPGMAPAAMQEGNAIGRTILDDLNGKPRKPFKYRDKGQMATIGRNRAIVEIGNLKFSGTLAWFTWLLVHIYYLSTFKHRVFVLMQWGWSYFTFGHGARLIVNKDWRFYPERKTAPCDERDS from the coding sequence ATGAAAAAAAGGGTCGTGATCGTCGGCGGCGGCTTTACCGGTCTGAACGCCGCAAGAATCCTCAGTAACAGAAAAGATGTCGAAGTCACGCTCATCGACCGGAAAAACTATCACCTTTTCCAGCCGTTGCTCTACCAGGTCGCCATGGCCGCGCTCGGCGAGGGGGACATTGCCACGCCACTGCGCAACATGCTGGCCGGGCAGGACAACGTGACGGTCTTCAAGGGCGCGGTCTCCAACGTCGATCTCGACGCGAGAAAAGTCATGACTGACTTCGGCGATATCGAGTACGACTATCTCGTGCTCGCCTGCGGAGCGCAGCACCACTACTTCGGCAACAACCAGTGGGAGGAGTTCGCCCCCGGCCTGAAAAACCTCGCCCAGGCATCGGAAATTCGCCGCCGGGTGATGGAGGCCTACGAAGCCGCCGAGCGCACCAGCGATCCAAAAGAGCGCAAGAAGCAGCTCACCTTCGTCATCGTCGGCGGCGGCCCGACCGGCGTGGAACTTGCAGGTTCGATCGGCGAGATGAGCCGTTATACGCTCTCGAAATTCTACCGCCACATCGACCCGAAGCTGACCCGCATCTTCATCGTCGAAGCCGCCGAGCGCATTCTCGGCACCTTCTCGCCAGAACTGTCGAGCAAGGCGACCCGCGAACTCGAAAAGCTCGGCGTGCAGGTCTGGACGTCGAGCATGGTGAGCGACGTGGACGCCGACGGCGTGCAGATCGGGCGCGAACGCATCGAGGCCGCCACGGTGCTCTGGGCGGCAGGCGTCAAAGCGTCGGAGATCGGCGCGAACATGGGGGTCGAAACCGACCGCAGCGGGCGCATCATCGTCGAGCAGGATCTGAGCTTGCCCGGCCATGCAGAGGTGTTCGTCGGCGGCGACCAGGCGTGCTTCATCCTCAAGAACGGCTCGACCCTGCCGGGCATGGCTCCGGCGGCGATGCAGGAGGGCAACGCCATCGGACGAACGATCCTCGATGACCTCAATGGCAAGCCGCGCAAGCCGTTCAAATATCGCGACAAGGGGCAGATGGCCACCATCGGGCGTAACCGGGCGATTGTCGAGATCGGCAACCTGAAGTTCAGCGGCACGCTGGCCTGGTTCACCTGGCTGCTCGTGCATATCTATTATCTCTCGACCTTCAAGCACCGGGTTTTCGTGCTGATGCAGTGGGGCTGGTCATACTTCACCTTCGGCCACGGCGCGCGGCTGATCGTCAACAAGGACTGGCGCTTCTACCCGGAGCGGAAAACCGCGCCTTGCGATGAGCGCGACTCCTGA
- a CDS encoding aspartate aminotransferase family protein, giving the protein MNTPAINLETEKQLFFHNYARLPLDIAYGKGSFLYTASDERYLDMIAGIGVNAIGYGDKRLEHAITEQAAKYIHVSNLFMQKPQFDLAAKLLEISGLSKVFFCNSGTEAIEAAIKLARRFASRDGDASKTQVLSLTNCFHGRTYGALSLTAKPKYVGGFEPLVPETGMIDFNDVEDLERKVSSRTAAVFVEFVQGEGGIHKVSEAFIAKLKELAAKHDFLIVADEIQAGCGRTGAFFSYMPFDVQPDLVCSAKPLGGGLPLGAIIGSEKVAEVFTPGSHGTTFGGNPVACAAGLAMIEAIHADGLMQNALEIGAMMRAAFEKMAEKHAQILEIRQYGLMVGVTVHREAKYYVEEALKRGVLVNATSNNVIRLLPPLSISREEAQLCLDTLDAIFTEEAKAEA; this is encoded by the coding sequence ATGAACACTCCTGCAATAAATCTCGAAACTGAAAAGCAGCTTTTCTTCCACAACTACGCAAGGCTGCCACTCGACATCGCTTACGGCAAAGGCTCGTTCCTCTACACGGCCAGCGACGAGCGCTATCTCGACATGATCGCCGGAATCGGCGTCAACGCCATCGGTTACGGCGACAAGCGCCTCGAACACGCCATCACCGAACAGGCCGCCAAATACATCCACGTCTCGAACCTCTTCATGCAGAAGCCGCAGTTCGATCTGGCGGCGAAGCTGCTCGAAATTTCGGGGCTGTCGAAGGTCTTCTTTTGCAACAGCGGCACCGAGGCAATCGAGGCGGCCATCAAGCTCGCCAGAAGATTCGCCTCGCGTGACGGCGACGCCAGCAAAACCCAGGTGCTCTCGCTGACCAACTGCTTCCACGGCAGAACCTACGGCGCGCTCTCGCTGACCGCCAAACCGAAGTACGTCGGCGGCTTCGAGCCGCTCGTGCCCGAAACCGGCATGATCGACTTCAACGACGTGGAGGATCTGGAACGCAAGGTCTCCAGCCGCACGGCGGCGGTGTTCGTCGAGTTCGTGCAGGGCGAGGGAGGCATCCACAAGGTGAGCGAGGCGTTCATCGCGAAGCTGAAAGAGCTGGCGGCGAAGCACGATTTCCTCATCGTGGCCGATGAAATCCAGGCCGGTTGCGGACGCACGGGCGCGTTCTTCAGCTACATGCCCTTTGACGTGCAGCCCGACCTCGTCTGCTCGGCCAAGCCGCTCGGCGGTGGACTGCCGCTCGGCGCGATCATCGGCTCGGAGAAGGTCGCCGAGGTGTTCACCCCCGGCAGCCACGGCACCACCTTCGGCGGCAACCCGGTCGCCTGCGCGGCGGGTCTCGCCATGATCGAGGCGATCCACGCGGACGGCCTGATGCAGAACGCCCTTGAAATCGGCGCGATGATGCGTGCGGCATTCGAGAAGATGGCTGAAAAGCACGCGCAGATTCTCGAAATCCGCCAGTACGGCCTGATGGTCGGCGTCACGGTGCACCGCGAAGCGAAGTATTACGTCGAGGAGGCGCTGAAGAGGGGCGTCCTCGTCAACGCCACCAGCAACAATGTCATCAGGCTTCTTCCGCCGCTCTCGATCAGCAGGGAGGAGGCGCAACTCTGTCTCGATACGCTCGATGCCATCTTCACCGAAGAAGCAAAAGCGGAAGCCTGA